The proteins below are encoded in one region of Eubacterium sp. 1001713B170207_170306_E7:
- a CDS encoding SpaA isopeptide-forming pilin-related protein, with protein sequence MYKNKALKKTFSLLFAFLFTLLTLLSPLSSIVAKAEEGEDQVPTGDLAQYAVNEVGQTDQGWVIYSSEDPNYNPMTRASGSSGVSVSKDYGGYTSYTQIITVVDDSGVAHTAYCIEPDKNTPNGTIYNQQITDNAQLRTVLYYGYDGPGGAEFMTREGGDAQSAFMDTWWAVRLACGETSSNPAVYNDPNIRWLLDHANVEVGGITVNGSPDTRWNVGEKMQETEWYTTSGSGTFTLELDGLGIVAKLSDSRTISATTADIPVGTAFKLCAGPEKEGTVTVPIKATSVAYASLMFIPASEPNTQSVVAGASVQGQGQEASASANFVKRVTYPDVQKTDNRHLALDLSKTQPSGDASLDGAVFGLYKDRECTQLAAQATVTNGIADFGAVVLGDYFYKEISAGNGYKTNETVYPVTVWAEGMQGVTEIPNDVKTNPVSIVKYAIIDPDNVDDVLNPLANVDFTLTLKSSNEKGEKLTEGDNLFSGKTDENGRIRWENVPVGTYVLHEVKAPEGFISIDDQIVVVNGSGDEIEIPLTNKMMYGDLIVVKKDAETQKEIPVSGVKFKVIDLATMQFVKQSSAATLFIPTDTFKTNDEGKLSLPKKLKSGSYAVVEVSSPDGYLTAGLTASNNTQKYTLDGKEYQGIPVTISQTTCDKIEIDGKTEYSSTVIVYDQPAKGRIEVTKTGDQLDGTKTTPSKYGDVTEFIFTEKALKGTVFEVYADEDITTPDGTVRLHKGDLADTMTTGDNGKALTKDLYLGKYKVVEKSAPEGFVNAGTEQKVTLKYKGETVQASDNVENTTFHNDRQNVEFQLTKLEQEIDKIEQEGEGVTIHYKDVPANDIDFGLYTKEAMRDGKGVTIAADTLVSVKTVKKGQANTVENLPAGNYYLKELSTKDHLEDNNFRYEVTYAIQGNDPLVVVQANKGEAIKNYYVERPFEFTKKDVSDGMLIPGVTVNVYDETGENIIFTGKTDENGEITIKLPAGKYFYQEVDAPAPYLCPDDLYPFEITKDNEVTQALMTDEMAMGNIRLHKTGEDRNNYTVDASGTVIYKEKDLEGAEYVVKAAEDIVTPEGVVKAFKGDTVAHMVTDKKGEAAVTEAFFMTKDGAAARMPEEPEEPAPQLIQPEDAETPDTNKPDSEAKAIEPMDLTKMDEESTVPVKSETDLFLGDGTVKYDVVETKAPEGYRLDETVYTVELSFKDNQTPLVEVELECFNEAKGGDIVLYKEDTEAKTALKNAEINVMDADQKVIFKGKSDDEGNLKIGKLPDGQYFYQETKAPDGYVLDPTIYELKVVDHETATATLGNVKEEIPSTGIDSNNNPLFIGLVGGTALACAIILGVHNRRKAKR encoded by the coding sequence ATGTATAAAAACAAAGCTTTGAAAAAAACATTTTCGCTGCTTTTTGCGTTCTTATTCACCTTGCTGACGCTTCTGTCACCGCTGAGCTCAATAGTGGCAAAAGCCGAAGAAGGTGAGGATCAGGTACCGACGGGTGACCTGGCGCAGTATGCAGTGAACGAAGTCGGACAAACCGACCAGGGCTGGGTCATATACTCGTCTGAAGATCCTAATTACAATCCAATGACCCGGGCCTCCGGCAGCTCCGGTGTGTCTGTCTCGAAAGATTACGGTGGATACACGAGTTACACCCAGATCATCACCGTCGTGGACGATTCTGGTGTCGCGCATACCGCGTACTGTATTGAGCCCGATAAAAATACACCGAATGGAACCATTTATAATCAGCAGATCACCGACAATGCTCAACTGAGAACCGTGCTCTATTACGGCTATGACGGCCCGGGAGGGGCTGAATTTATGACCCGTGAAGGCGGCGATGCGCAGAGCGCTTTCATGGATACCTGGTGGGCAGTAAGATTGGCATGTGGTGAAACCTCATCTAATCCCGCGGTCTACAATGATCCGAATATTCGCTGGCTTCTCGATCACGCCAACGTTGAAGTTGGTGGAATCACAGTCAATGGTTCACCAGATACCCGGTGGAACGTCGGAGAAAAGATGCAGGAAACCGAATGGTACACCACCAGCGGCTCCGGCACCTTTACCCTTGAATTAGATGGCCTGGGCATTGTTGCCAAACTGAGCGACAGCCGAACCATCAGCGCCACCACTGCCGATATTCCGGTAGGAACTGCGTTTAAACTGTGTGCAGGCCCGGAAAAAGAAGGAACCGTGACGGTACCGATCAAAGCCACCAGCGTAGCTTATGCGAGCCTGATGTTTATTCCGGCATCTGAACCGAATACGCAGAGTGTCGTTGCCGGTGCCAGTGTCCAGGGACAGGGACAGGAAGCTTCCGCCAGTGCAAACTTTGTGAAGCGCGTAACTTACCCGGATGTACAAAAAACCGACAACCGCCATCTGGCACTTGATCTGAGTAAAACACAGCCATCCGGAGACGCAAGTCTTGACGGAGCCGTTTTTGGGCTCTACAAAGACCGTGAATGTACACAGCTGGCAGCTCAGGCAACCGTCACAAATGGCATTGCCGATTTTGGTGCTGTGGTGCTGGGGGACTATTTCTACAAAGAAATCAGTGCCGGTAATGGCTATAAAACCAATGAAACGGTCTATCCGGTCACCGTATGGGCAGAAGGAATGCAGGGCGTCACTGAGATCCCAAACGATGTTAAAACCAACCCAGTCAGCATTGTTAAATATGCGATCATTGATCCAGACAATGTTGATGACGTGTTAAATCCCCTGGCAAACGTTGATTTTACCCTGACCTTAAAGTCGTCCAACGAAAAAGGCGAAAAGCTGACGGAAGGGGACAATTTATTTAGCGGAAAAACCGATGAAAATGGCCGTATCCGCTGGGAAAATGTACCCGTGGGTACTTATGTCCTTCACGAAGTTAAAGCGCCTGAAGGCTTTATTTCCATTGACGATCAGATTGTTGTCGTTAATGGCAGCGGAGATGAAATCGAGATCCCGCTTACCAATAAAATGATGTATGGCGATCTCATTGTTGTTAAGAAAGATGCCGAAACACAGAAAGAAATTCCGGTATCCGGTGTTAAATTCAAGGTCATTGACCTGGCGACCATGCAGTTCGTCAAACAGTCCAGCGCAGCGACCCTGTTTATACCGACTGATACCTTTAAGACCAACGATGAAGGAAAACTGTCCCTTCCGAAAAAACTTAAAAGCGGCAGCTACGCCGTGGTTGAAGTTTCGTCTCCAGACGGGTACTTAACCGCAGGACTGACCGCCAGCAACAACACTCAAAAATATACGCTTGATGGCAAGGAGTACCAGGGTATTCCAGTCACAATCAGCCAGACTACCTGTGATAAAATCGAAATCGACGGCAAAACCGAATACAGCAGCACGGTCATTGTTTATGATCAACCTGCCAAAGGACGGATTGAAGTCACCAAAACCGGCGACCAGCTGGATGGTACCAAAACCACCCCAAGCAAATACGGTGATGTCACAGAATTTATCTTCACTGAAAAAGCCTTAAAAGGCACTGTATTTGAAGTTTATGCGGACGAAGACATTACGACACCCGACGGCACTGTTCGCCTGCATAAAGGCGATCTCGCGGATACCATGACCACTGGGGATAACGGAAAGGCTCTCACCAAAGACCTTTACTTAGGGAAATACAAAGTGGTCGAAAAATCCGCGCCGGAAGGTTTTGTCAATGCAGGAACAGAGCAGAAAGTCACCCTGAAATATAAAGGTGAAACCGTTCAGGCATCCGACAATGTCGAAAATACCACCTTCCACAACGACCGTCAGAATGTTGAGTTCCAGCTCACGAAACTGGAACAGGAAATCGACAAGATTGAACAAGAAGGCGAAGGCGTCACCATCCATTATAAGGATGTTCCAGCCAATGACATCGACTTTGGCCTTTACACCAAAGAAGCCATGCGTGACGGTAAAGGCGTCACCATCGCCGCGGATACGCTGGTATCCGTGAAGACCGTGAAAAAAGGCCAGGCGAATACCGTTGAAAATCTGCCGGCCGGCAACTACTACCTGAAAGAACTCAGCACCAAGGATCATCTGGAAGATAACAATTTCCGCTATGAAGTCACTTATGCTATCCAGGGCAACGATCCGCTGGTGGTGGTTCAGGCCAATAAGGGTGAAGCCATCAAGAATTATTACGTTGAACGTCCTTTTGAGTTTACGAAAAAGGACGTCTCGGATGGTATGTTGATTCCAGGCGTCACCGTCAATGTTTACGATGAAACCGGGGAGAATATTATCTTTACCGGAAAAACCGATGAAAACGGCGAAATCACCATCAAGCTGCCAGCAGGCAAATACTTCTACCAGGAAGTCGACGCTCCGGCGCCGTATTTATGCCCGGACGATTTATACCCGTTTGAAATCACCAAAGACAATGAAGTCACCCAGGCACTCATGACCGATGAGATGGCCATGGGCAATATCCGGCTGCATAAAACCGGCGAAGACCGGAACAATTATACCGTAGACGCATCCGGAACGGTCATTTACAAAGAAAAAGACCTTGAAGGTGCCGAATACGTGGTGAAAGCAGCGGAAGACATTGTCACCCCAGAGGGCGTTGTCAAAGCGTTTAAAGGCGATACTGTGGCCCATATGGTCACGGACAAAAAGGGAGAAGCCGCCGTTACAGAGGCTTTCTTCATGACCAAAGACGGCGCGGCTGCCCGTATGCCGGAAGAACCGGAAGAACCGGCGCCACAGCTGATTCAGCCGGAAGATGCAGAAACACCCGATACTAACAAACCGGATTCCGAAGCAAAGGCCATTGAGCCGATGGATCTCACTAAGATGGACGAAGAATCGACTGTCCCAGTAAAGTCCGAAACGGACTTATTCCTCGGAGACGGCACGGTCAAATATGACGTGGTCGAAACGAAAGCGCCGGAAGGCTACCGTTTGGATGAAACTGTCTATACCGTGGAGCTGAGCTTCAAAGACAATCAGACCCCACTGGTGGAAGTTGAGCTTGAATGCTTCAACGAAGCCAAAGGCGGAGACATTGTTTTGTACAAAGAAGACACGGAAGCCAAAACAGCCCTTAAGAACGCAGAGATCAACGTGATGGACGCGGATCAGAAAGTGATCTTTAAAGGAAAATCCGACGA